A stretch of Sulfurimonas xiamenensis DNA encodes these proteins:
- the ilvA gene encoding threonine ammonia-lyase encodes MFDVKKIYEARERIKEIAVDTPFSYAPHLSQSSGCNVYLKKENLQITGAFKIRGAYNKVASLSDEQKACGVIAASAGNHAQGVALSASKFGIKAVIVMPESTPLTKINGVKNYGAEVILHGTNYDEAYAYAIEHGKKNSLTFIHPFEDEYVIAGQGTLALDILDKCKDLDAVVIPVGGGGLISGMAAAFKSINPKIEVIGVSAKGAPALKNSFELKKPIDSLSVRTIADGIAVRDTSPITLAYMLETVDRFISVDDEEIASAILFLLEKQKLVVEGAGAVGVAALLHDKLEDLKNKNVAIVLSGGNMDVTLLSVIIEKGLLKSGRKMKFTVTLVDKPGSLMRFTQILQELNANIVHIAYDRTSISLDYGDANVTVHVETKGEEHQQTIYKVLKEENYIRGE; translated from the coding sequence TTGTTTGATGTAAAAAAGATTTATGAGGCGAGAGAGCGAATAAAAGAGATTGCAGTTGATACACCTTTCTCATATGCACCGCATCTTAGTCAAAGCAGCGGTTGTAATGTTTATCTTAAGAAAGAAAATCTCCAAATTACAGGTGCATTTAAGATTCGAGGTGCATACAATAAAGTTGCATCATTAAGCGATGAACAAAAAGCATGTGGTGTTATAGCCGCAAGCGCAGGAAATCACGCTCAAGGAGTTGCACTCTCAGCTTCTAAATTTGGCATAAAAGCCGTAATCGTTATGCCGGAATCTACACCGCTTACAAAAATAAACGGTGTTAAGAATTATGGTGCAGAAGTTATTTTACATGGAACTAACTATGATGAAGCATATGCTTATGCTATAGAGCATGGCAAAAAAAATTCATTAACTTTTATACATCCGTTTGAAGATGAATATGTCATAGCAGGACAGGGAACATTGGCACTGGATATCTTGGATAAGTGCAAAGACTTGGATGCAGTTGTTATTCCTGTAGGCGGAGGCGGACTTATATCTGGAATGGCAGCGGCATTTAAAAGTATAAACCCCAAGATAGAAGTTATTGGGGTAAGCGCAAAAGGAGCGCCTGCGCTTAAAAATTCATTTGAGCTTAAAAAACCTATAGATAGTTTAAGCGTGCGAACAATAGCAGACGGTATTGCAGTTCGTGACACATCTCCTATAACCTTAGCTTATATGTTAGAGACTGTAGACAGGTTTATCAGTGTTGATGATGAAGAGATAGCAAGCGCAATTCTTTTTTTACTTGAAAAACAAAAATTGGTGGTTGAGGGAGCTGGAGCCGTCGGTGTTGCTGCACTTCTTCATGATAAACTTGAAGATTTAAAAAATAAAAATGTAGCTATTGTTCTAAGTGGCGGAAATATGGATGTTACACTTTTGTCTGTAATTATAGAAAAAGGTTTATTGAAATCAGGCAGAAAAATGAAATTTACAGTAACGCTTGTCGATAAGCCCGGCTCTTTGATGCGTTTTACTCAAATACTTCAAGAGTTAAATGCAAATATCGTTCATATAGCATATGACAGAACATCTATTTCGCTTGATTATGGTGATGCGAATGTAACGGTACATGTCGAAACTAAAGGTGAAGAGCATCAGCAAACTATTTATAAAGTATTAAAAGAAGAGAATTATATTAGAGGCGAGTAA
- a CDS encoding CoA-binding protein, which yields MECEFPTINSNKEEIKDIFDITKTIAVVGLSPDESKDSHKVAKYLQEQGFKIVPIYPKEETILGEKVYRSLLEIPFKVDMVDIFRKPSVLDAVADACIERGDIKVFWAQKGIVNNEAAAKAKAAGIKVVQNMCTMVEHKFL from the coding sequence ATGGAGTGTGAATTTCCAACAATTAATTCAAATAAAGAAGAGATAAAAGATATTTTTGATATCACTAAAACTATTGCTGTTGTGGGTTTGTCGCCTGATGAAAGTAAAGATAGCCATAAAGTTGCAAAATATTTGCAAGAGCAAGGTTTTAAAATAGTTCCTATTTATCCGAAAGAGGAGACTATTCTCGGTGAAAAGGTGTACCGTTCACTTTTAGAAATTCCTTTTAAAGTTGATATGGTAGATATTTTTAGAAAACCAAGCGTACTTGACGCAGTTGCAGATGCATGCATTGAGAGAGGCGATATTAAGGTTTTTTGGGCTCAAAAAGGGATTGTAAATAATGAAGCGGCTGCTAAAGCAAAGGCTGCGGGAATAAAAGTTGTTCAAAATATGTGCACAATGGTAGAACATAAATTTTTATAA
- a CDS encoding acetolactate synthase large subunit, with protein sequence MQISGAQMVIEALIAEGVDKIFGYPGGAIMNVYDEIYKQNNFEHILTRHEQAAIHAAEGYSKASGKVGVAMITSGPGFTNAVTGLADAYMDSIPLVVISGQVPMSLIGTDAFQEIDAVGISRSCTKHNYLVTDAKELPRILKEAFYIAASGRPGPVHVDIPKDVTAQMADFDYSIELDLETYKPNVKGNPRQIKKAMEAIAKSKRPLFYLGGGVINSNAAYEVRELIHTTGIPAVETFMARGTLSHDDEFLISMLGMHGSYAANMAMSETDLVIALGARFDDRVTGKLSEFAKNAGVIHVDIDPASISKLVNADYPIVGDVKNVVGEMLKLSSSVNPAKYTAWRDTINNFNELHPLAYHEDTDRLKPQWVIQRVGELLGDSANISTDVGQHQMWTAQFYPFTRPRQFISSGGLGTMGFGFPAAMGVKAASPDKISINFTGDGSILMNCQELMTAVEKKLPVINIILNNNYLGMVRQWQTLFYDKRHSETDLSVQPDFVKLAEAFGGIGFRVKTKEEFDAALKEAVDKNVVTFIDVVVERLENVMPMVPSGGSLFNMMLLEKKEKK encoded by the coding sequence ATGCAGATAAGTGGCGCACAGATGGTCATTGAAGCTTTAATTGCAGAGGGTGTAGACAAAATATTTGGCTATCCCGGCGGAGCAATTATGAATGTCTACGATGAGATTTATAAACAAAATAATTTTGAACATATTTTAACAAGACATGAACAAGCTGCAATCCATGCTGCTGAAGGTTATTCAAAGGCAAGTGGAAAAGTAGGTGTTGCCATGATAACAAGTGGTCCTGGATTTACAAATGCCGTAACTGGACTTGCAGATGCATACATGGATTCAATTCCGCTTGTGGTAATTAGTGGTCAAGTTCCTATGAGTCTTATCGGAACAGATGCATTTCAAGAGATTGATGCTGTTGGAATAAGTCGTTCATGTACAAAACACAACTATCTTGTAACAGACGCAAAAGAGCTCCCGCGCATACTTAAAGAGGCTTTTTACATCGCAGCGAGCGGTCGTCCGGGTCCTGTTCATGTAGATATACCAAAAGATGTAACAGCGCAGATGGCAGATTTTGATTATTCGATTGAACTTGATTTAGAGACATATAAACCAAATGTCAAAGGAAATCCTCGTCAAATCAAAAAAGCTATGGAAGCTATAGCAAAATCGAAGAGACCTCTTTTTTATTTGGGCGGCGGTGTTATAAACTCCAATGCTGCTTATGAAGTAAGAGAGCTGATTCATACAACAGGGATTCCTGCTGTTGAGACATTTATGGCAAGAGGAACTCTTAGTCACGATGATGAATTTTTAATCTCTATGCTTGGTATGCACGGCTCATATGCTGCGAATATGGCTATGAGTGAAACAGATTTAGTAATAGCTCTTGGTGCTAGATTTGATGACCGTGTAACAGGTAAACTTTCAGAGTTTGCTAAAAATGCCGGTGTTATTCATGTGGATATAGATCCTGCTAGTATTTCAAAGCTTGTAAATGCTGACTATCCAATAGTGGGTGATGTTAAAAATGTTGTTGGTGAAATGTTAAAATTGTCATCCAGTGTTAATCCTGCAAAATATACAGCATGGAGAGATACTATAAATAATTTTAATGAACTTCATCCGTTGGCGTATCATGAAGATACAGATAGATTGAAGCCTCAATGGGTTATACAGAGAGTAGGGGAACTTTTAGGAGATAGTGCGAATATCTCAACGGATGTTGGACAACATCAAATGTGGACAGCGCAATTTTATCCTTTTACTCGTCCTCGTCAGTTTATAAGTTCAGGCGGACTTGGAACTATGGGATTTGGTTTTCCTGCAGCTATGGGTGTTAAAGCAGCATCACCTGATAAAATAAGTATAAATTTTACAGGAGATGGTTCAATTTTGATGAATTGTCAAGAGTTAATGACTGCAGTTGAGAAAAAACTGCCGGTTATTAATATTATATTAAATAATAATTATCTTGGAATGGTTCGTCAGTGGCAGACTCTTTTTTATGATAAAAGACACAGTGAAACTGATTTAAGTGTTCAACCCGATTTTGTAAAGCTTGCAGAAGCATTTGGTGGAATAGGATTTAGAGTCAAAACGAAAGAGGAGTTTGACGCAGCACTTAAAGAAGCAGTTGATAAAAATGTTGTTACATTTATAGATGTTGTTGTAGAGAGATTAGAAAATGTTATGCCGATGGTACCGTCCGGCGGTTCACTGTTTAACATGATGCTATTAGAGAAAAAGGAGAAAAAATAA